A genomic window from Lotus japonicus ecotype B-129 chromosome 1, LjGifu_v1.2 includes:
- the LOC130738310 gene encoding uncharacterized protein LOC130738310, with product MKSHLKPLFVWAKVEEKGVNKVLVDGGAAINLMPRFMLKKLGKTEADLIPHDMVLSDYEGKTSTSMGGAIMLNITVGTVGRSTLFIVVPSKANYNLLLGREWIHGVGAVPSTLHQRISIWKADGIVEIVQADQSYYLAEAGYVDKKNFEKNLATISPLDIVANQYFNPYFRSHSRTAPQ from the coding sequence ATGAAAAGCCATTTGAAGCCCTTGTTCGTATGGGCCAAAGTTGAGGAAAAGGGGGTCAACAAGGTTCTAGTTGATGGTGGAGCTGCAATTAACCTTATGCCCAGGTTCATGCTTAAGAAGCTGGGTAAAACTGAGGCAGACCTGATTCCACACGACATGGTTTTATCAGATTACGAAGGGAAAACGAGTACCTCCATGGGGGGGGCAATCATGCTAAACATAACTGTGGGGACAGTAGGCAGATCAACCCTCTTCATTGTTGTGCCTTCCAAGGCCAATTACAACTTGCTACTGGGAAGGGAGTGGATCCATGGTGTCGGGGCAGTACCTTCTACTTTGCACCAAAGGATCTCCATCTGGAAAGCAGATGGCATAGTCGAGATTGTGCAAGCAGACCAAAGCTACTACCTGGCGGAAGCAGGTTATGTCGATAAGAAAAACTTTGAAAAGAATTTGGCCACAATTTCTCCTCTAGACATAGTGGCCAACCAGTATTTTAATCCTTACTTTAGATCCCATTCGAGGACTGCACCTCAATGA